In Halarcobacter bivalviorum, a genomic segment contains:
- the aceF gene encoding dihydrolipoyllysine-residue acetyltransferase gives MSTLVDIFIPDLGADKDVDLIEIMVEVGDTVEVEDGLITLETEKASMDVPTTHAGVIKEILVKVGDKVNSGDLIARVEVQEEGAAEETTVEAPVSAPVQEVKEEVAATPAASSSEPMGLEAAEAELQAISAAGAQVSCQFVNEQTVCSVVEEVHVPDLGADKDVDLIDVMVNVGDTVEFEDGLITLETEKASMDVPAPFAGEIIELFVEAGMKVNSGDLIAKIVKTVVMESKVPTPAKTEAPVKKEEPKQVTVQEVAATSSSEATAVLTEKAKKVYASPSVRKVAREFGVDLGFVKGTGRKGRILKDDIKAYVKEQLSKPVVAASGTGTGLGFNFPELKEVDFSQFGEIETIELSRIQKISGPSLHRNWVSMPHVTQFDEADITEMEDFRKAQNAIADGFKLSPLVFVVKAVAKALELHPKFNASLSADGQSLIMKKYFHIAIAVDTPNGLVVPVIRDVNKKGFKEIALEMADISSRAREGKLKSQDMQGASFTISSLGGIGGTKFTPIINAPEVAILGLSKSEMKPVWNGENFVPRLMLPLSLSYDHKVIDGADGARFTTTLSKLLSDIRLLSL, from the coding sequence ATGAGTACTTTAGTAGATATTTTTATTCCTGATTTAGGAGCGGATAAAGACGTTGATTTAATTGAAATCATGGTTGAAGTTGGTGATACTGTAGAAGTTGAAGATGGTCTTATTACTTTAGAGACTGAAAAAGCTTCTATGGATGTTCCTACAACTCATGCAGGAGTTATTAAAGAAATTCTTGTGAAAGTTGGAGATAAAGTAAACTCAGGTGATTTAATTGCTAGAGTTGAAGTTCAAGAAGAGGGTGCTGCTGAAGAAACTACAGTAGAAGCACCTGTTTCAGCACCAGTACAAGAAGTAAAAGAAGAAGTTGCAGCAACTCCAGCGGCAAGTTCATCAGAACCAATGGGATTAGAAGCAGCAGAAGCTGAGTTACAAGCTATTTCAGCAGCTGGTGCACAAGTTTCTTGTCAGTTTGTAAATGAGCAAACTGTTTGTTCTGTAGTTGAAGAAGTTCATGTTCCTGATTTAGGTGCAGATAAAGATGTTGATTTAATTGATGTTATGGTTAACGTTGGTGATACTGTAGAGTTTGAAGATGGTCTTATTACTTTAGAGACTGAAAAAGCTTCTATGGATGTTCCAGCTCCATTTGCAGGTGAAATTATTGAATTATTTGTTGAAGCAGGAATGAAAGTAAATTCTGGTGATTTAATTGCGAAAATTGTTAAAACAGTTGTTATGGAATCAAAAGTTCCAACTCCAGCTAAAACAGAAGCACCAGTTAAAAAAGAAGAGCCAAAACAAGTTACTGTTCAAGAAGTAGCAGCAACTTCATCTAGTGAAGCAACTGCTGTATTAACTGAAAAAGCTAAAAAAGTTTATGCTTCTCCATCAGTTAGAAAAGTAGCAAGAGAGTTTGGTGTTGATTTAGGTTTTGTAAAAGGAACTGGTAGAAAAGGAAGAATTCTTAAAGATGATATTAAAGCTTATGTAAAAGAGCAATTATCTAAACCAGTAGTTGCAGCTTCTGGAACTGGAACAGGTCTTGGATTTAATTTCCCAGAGCTTAAAGAAGTTGATTTCTCACAATTTGGAGAGATTGAAACTATTGAACTTAGTAGAATTCAAAAGATTTCTGGACCATCATTACATAGAAACTGGGTTTCAATGCCTCACGTTACTCAATTTGATGAAGCAGATATTACTGAAATGGAAGATTTCAGAAAAGCTCAAAATGCAATTGCAGATGGATTTAAATTATCTCCATTAGTATTTGTAGTAAAAGCTGTAGCAAAAGCTCTTGAATTACATCCAAAATTCAATGCTTCATTAAGCGCAGATGGACAAAGTCTAATTATGAAGAAATACTTCCATATTGCGATTGCAGTTGATACTCCAAATGGTCTTGTAGTACCTGTAATTAGAGATGTAAATAAAAAAGGTTTCAAAGAGATTGCTCTTGAAATGGCAGATATTTCAAGTAGAGCAAGAGAAGGTAAACTTAAATCACAAGATATGCAAGGTGCTTCATTTACAATTTCTTCTTTAGGTGGAATTGGAGGAACTAAATTTACTCCAATTATCAATGCTCCTGAAGTAGCTATTTTAGGATTATCTAAATCTGAAATGAAACCAGTTTGGAATGGAGAGAACTTTGTACCAAGATTAATGTTACCATTATCATTATCTTATGACCACAAAGTAATCGATGGAGCAGATGGTGCTAGATTTACAACTACATTATCAAAGCTTTTAAGTGATATTAGATTACTAAGTCTATAA
- a CDS encoding glucosaminidase domain-containing protein, with translation MLKSIMKQILLLLMLTSFLFSYDKNFSYRKYIHVKKFYSSLVKETVDIALKHNMPPAAILAIASVESGYGRGYVASITGNILSLGANKNDKALPSLYLPNIKNPYRVIYNSKEIAIFNKDELVWKQRPKSLKKDYRPKGLAGTTTNLDYFDYELEEKKKANLQNIEEFCTLWISYNNRFKAFKDARVFLDKEVKKHGKKILFTKKLNEEFINQIGGKKNSFNYRKTWPVKVIKVLENTGLTELTKDIYNNKTFEQSW, from the coding sequence ATGTTAAAGTCTATTATGAAACAAATTTTATTATTACTAATGCTTACAAGTTTTTTATTTTCTTATGATAAAAACTTCTCTTATAGAAAATATATTCATGTAAAGAAGTTTTATTCTTCTTTAGTAAAAGAGACAGTAGATATAGCTTTAAAACATAATATGCCACCAGCAGCTATTTTAGCAATTGCAAGTGTAGAGTCAGGATATGGAAGAGGTTATGTAGCTTCTATTACAGGAAATATTTTAAGTCTTGGAGCAAATAAAAATGATAAAGCTCTTCCTTCTTTATATCTTCCTAATATTAAAAATCCATATAGAGTTATCTATAATTCAAAAGAGATAGCTATTTTCAATAAAGATGAGTTAGTTTGGAAGCAAAGACCAAAGAGTCTTAAAAAAGATTATAGACCCAAAGGTTTAGCAGGAACTACTACAAATCTAGATTATTTTGATTATGAGCTAGAAGAAAAGAAAAAAGCAAACTTACAAAATATAGAAGAGTTTTGCACTCTTTGGATAAGTTATAATAATCGTTTTAAAGCTTTTAAAGATGCAAGAGTTTTTTTAGACAAAGAAGTTAAAAAGCATGGGAAAAAAATACTTTTTACAAAGAAGCTTAATGAAGAGTTTATAAATCAAATTGGTGGAAAGAAAAACTCTTTTAACTATAGGAAAACTTGGCCAGTAAAAGTAATCAAGGTCTTAGAAAATACAGGCTTAACAGAACTTACAAAGGATATTTACAATAATAAAACTTTTGAGCAAAGTTGGTAG
- the lipA gene encoding lipoyl synthase, which produces MTIAENRLTPAKKVDFKKPEWLRKKLVPNAQKEMEALLGEHGLHTICQEAKCPNISECYAKKNATFLILGNICTRRCTYCNVHTGKPTEVDLSEIDGVTQSVIKLGLRFVVITSPARDDLADGGANQFYRVTKNILEKSPGTQVEILIPDFKGNEESLQKVVDSGAVIIGHNVETVPSLYHIRRNASYERSLEVLKKIKELGKDKVKTKSALMVGLGETEEEMVQVFKDLRAVGCEFLSIGQYLAPSGDYEKVKEFVTPEQFARYKELALELGFSFVHSTPYARSSYLAHEYLSNNEGTL; this is translated from the coding sequence ATGACTATAGCAGAAAATAGACTTACACCAGCAAAAAAAGTTGATTTTAAAAAGCCAGAATGGTTAAGAAAAAAATTAGTGCCTAATGCACAAAAAGAGATGGAAGCACTACTTGGAGAACATGGACTTCATACAATTTGTCAAGAAGCAAAGTGTCCTAATATTTCAGAATGTTATGCAAAGAAAAATGCTACCTTTCTTATTTTAGGTAATATCTGTACTAGAAGATGTACTTATTGTAATGTACATACAGGGAAACCTACAGAAGTAGACCTTTCTGAAATTGATGGAGTTACACAATCAGTTATCAAGTTAGGACTTAGATTTGTTGTTATTACAAGTCCAGCAAGGGATGACTTAGCTGATGGTGGAGCAAATCAATTTTATAGAGTTACAAAAAATATTTTAGAAAAATCTCCTGGAACACAAGTAGAGATTTTAATTCCTGATTTTAAAGGAAATGAAGAATCACTACAAAAAGTTGTAGATAGTGGAGCAGTTATTATTGGACACAATGTTGAAACTGTACCATCTTTATATCATATTAGGAGAAATGCTTCATATGAAAGATCATTAGAAGTTCTTAAAAAAATCAAAGAGTTAGGTAAAGATAAAGTAAAAACAAAATCTGCACTTATGGTTGGACTTGGAGAAACAGAAGAAGAGATGGTTCAAGTATTTAAAGATTTAAGAGCTGTTGGCTGTGAGTTTTTAAGTATTGGTCAATACTTAGCTCCAAGTGGAGATTATGAAAAAGTAAAAGAGTTTGTAACTCCAGAGCAATTTGCAAGATATAAAGAGTTAGCATTAGAGTTAGGGTTCTCTTTTGTACACTCTACTCCATATGCTAGAAGTTCTTATTTAGCACATGAATATCTATCTAATAATGAAGGAACTCTTTAA
- the lpdA gene encoding dihydrolipoyl dehydrogenase, with amino-acid sequence MGKIVDILIPDLGADKDVDLIDVMVEIGDEVEVEDGLITLETEKASMDVPTTHAGVIKEILVKVGDKMNSGDLIARVEVQEEASAEPAKEEVKAAPTAAPTASKPAPSNVEVSANAKEVKGQVLVIGAGPGGYSAAFRCADLGLDTVLVERHPTLGGVCLNVGCIPSKALLHVAKVIDEAAHIEHAGVKFGKPEIDLPGVAAYKSGVVKKLTEGLSAMAKMRKVNVIQGVAKFVDEHTVVVEHTDNAGEQTKVTFDSCIIAAGSQSSKMGFIPHEDPRIWDSTNALEVKEVPKRLLVMGGGIIGLEMATVYQRLGSQIDVVVRGPQVMTGTDKDIVKVYTKANEKKFNFMFKTQTQAIIPKQEGIYVEFKGDNAPAEPQTYDAVLVAMGRTPNGLNLGLENTGVEVDDKGFISVDKQMRTKVPHIFAIGDIIGQPMLAHKAVHEGHVAAEVIAGHKVFFEPKQIPGIAYTFPEIATAGMSEIEAKEAGINYEVASFPWSASGRALASDVSETGMTKLIFDKDTHQLIGGALVGENAGELLGEISLALEMDCDAEDIGLTIHAHPTLHESVGMCAEIFHGSITDLPNKKAVKKK; translated from the coding sequence ATGGGTAAAATTGTTGATATTCTTATTCCTGATTTAGGTGCAGATAAAGATGTTGATTTAATCGACGTTATGGTTGAAATAGGTGATGAAGTTGAAGTAGAAGATGGTCTTATTACTTTAGAGACTGAAAAAGCTTCTATGGATGTTCCTACTACACATGCAGGAGTTATTAAAGAGATTCTTGTAAAAGTAGGGGACAAAATGAATTCGGGTGATTTAATTGCTCGTGTAGAAGTTCAAGAAGAAGCTTCTGCTGAACCTGCAAAAGAAGAAGTAAAAGCAGCTCCTACAGCTGCACCTACTGCTTCTAAACCAGCACCTTCAAATGTTGAAGTAAGTGCAAATGCAAAAGAAGTAAAAGGTCAAGTATTAGTAATTGGAGCAGGACCTGGTGGTTATTCTGCTGCTTTTAGATGTGCTGACTTAGGTCTAGATACTGTTTTAGTAGAGAGACACCCAACTTTAGGTGGAGTTTGTTTAAATGTTGGTTGTATCCCTTCAAAAGCTTTACTTCATGTTGCTAAAGTAATTGACGAAGCTGCTCATATTGAGCATGCTGGAGTTAAATTTGGTAAACCAGAAATTGATTTACCAGGTGTTGCAGCATATAAATCAGGAGTTGTAAAAAAACTTACTGAAGGTCTATCTGCAATGGCTAAAATGAGAAAAGTAAATGTTATTCAAGGTGTTGCTAAGTTTGTAGATGAGCATACAGTAGTAGTTGAACATACTGATAATGCTGGTGAGCAAACTAAAGTAACTTTTGATTCTTGTATCATTGCAGCTGGTTCTCAGTCTTCTAAAATGGGATTCATTCCTCATGAAGATCCAAGAATTTGGGATTCTACAAATGCTTTAGAAGTAAAAGAAGTTCCAAAAAGACTACTTGTAATGGGTGGTGGAATTATTGGTCTTGAAATGGCTACTGTATATCAAAGATTAGGTTCACAGATTGATGTAGTAGTACGTGGTCCTCAAGTTATGACAGGAACTGATAAAGATATCGTTAAGGTATATACAAAAGCAAATGAGAAGAAGTTTAACTTTATGTTTAAAACTCAAACTCAAGCTATTATTCCTAAGCAAGAGGGTATCTATGTAGAGTTCAAAGGTGACAATGCACCTGCTGAACCTCAAACTTATGATGCAGTATTAGTTGCTATGGGTAGAACTCCAAATGGATTAAACCTAGGATTAGAAAATACTGGTGTTGAAGTTGATGATAAAGGGTTTATCTCTGTAGATAAACAAATGAGAACAAAAGTTCCTCATATCTTTGCAATTGGTGATATTATTGGTCAACCAATGCTTGCTCATAAAGCAGTACATGAAGGTCATGTTGCAGCAGAAGTTATCGCAGGTCACAAAGTATTCTTTGAACCTAAACAAATTCCTGGTATTGCATACACATTCCCAGAAATTGCAACTGCTGGTATGAGTGAAATTGAAGCAAAAGAGGCTGGTATTAACTATGAGGTTGCATCATTCCCTTGGTCTGCTTCTGGACGTGCATTAGCTTCAGATGTATCTGAAACTGGTATGACTAAGTTAATTTTTGATAAAGATACACATCAATTAATCGGTGGTGCTTTAGTTGGTGAAAATGCAGGTGAATTACTTGGTGAAATTTCATTAGCACTTGAAATGGATTGTGATGCTGAAGATATTGGATTAACAATTCATGCACATCCTACTTTACATGAATCTGTTGGTATGTGTGCAGAAATCTTCCATGGAAGTATTACTGACTTACCAAACAAAAAAGCTGTAAAGAAAAAATAG
- a CDS encoding lipoate--protein ligase family protein, which produces MKDIKSKFRVINSSKASAKINMATDDALLSCFEKNNLPILRVYYWDKSFTVGISQDVNTYSFKEEYNENFAKRITGGGVLFHGHDISYSLVIPTTLLEGLNIKESYEFICRFIINFYRKLNLDARYAKDIEEINLSKSEFCQVGFEAYDIIANGKKIGGNAQRRTKKAIFQHGSIPLKNLSGKYDEKIGTTLKDFNINLEYEKASVLLIEAFNETFNVELIQSELTEEENIKKNELLKDKYDYSRK; this is translated from the coding sequence ATGAAAGATATAAAAAGTAAATTTAGAGTAATAAATTCTTCAAAAGCTAGTGCAAAAATAAATATGGCAACAGATGATGCTTTATTATCATGTTTTGAAAAAAATAACCTTCCAATATTAAGGGTTTATTATTGGGATAAATCCTTTACTGTAGGTATTTCTCAAGATGTAAATACATATAGTTTTAAAGAAGAATATAACGAAAATTTTGCCAAGAGAATTACTGGTGGTGGAGTATTATTTCATGGTCATGATATCTCATACTCTTTAGTAATTCCGACTACTCTTTTAGAGGGATTAAATATAAAAGAATCTTATGAGTTTATATGTAGATTTATTATTAATTTCTACAGGAAATTAAACTTAGATGCAAGATATGCAAAAGATATTGAAGAGATTAATTTATCTAAAAGTGAGTTCTGCCAAGTAGGTTTTGAAGCCTATGATATTATTGCAAATGGTAAAAAAATTGGTGGAAATGCTCAAAGAAGAACCAAAAAAGCGATATTTCAACATGGTTCAATACCATTAAAAAACTTAAGTGGTAAATATGATGAAAAAATAGGTACTACTTTGAAAGATTTTAACATAAATTTAGAGTATGAAAAAGCTTCAGTGTTACTAATTGAAGCATTTAATGAAACATTTAATGTTGAATTAATTCAAAGTGAACTTACAGAAGAAGAGAACATTAAGAAAAATGAGCTATTAAAGGATAAATATGACTATAGCAGAAAATAG
- a CDS encoding DUF2238 domain-containing protein, giving the protein MEKSHKIIYGIYILIWIIMAINPKYPEDWLLENILVFLFFPFVLWLDIKYKYTLLSIIFLLIFASLHSLGSHFTYAQMEYFNFITQLFGFERNHFDRVVHFLFGLLVFRSLFEIIVVYSNSLKSALFFTFSMIVCIATIYELLEWLAVVTFYPELGMAFLGTQGDIWDAHKDTLLACIGAFINIMFYRSYKKLWSLKR; this is encoded by the coding sequence ATGGAAAAGTCTCATAAAATCATCTATGGTATTTATATATTGATTTGGATTATTATGGCTATAAATCCTAAATATCCAGAGGATTGGCTTTTAGAAAACATTTTAGTATTTCTATTCTTTCCCTTTGTTCTTTGGTTAGATATAAAATATAAATACACACTGTTAAGTATCATCTTTCTTTTAATATTTGCAAGTCTTCACTCTTTGGGTTCTCATTTTACTTATGCCCAAATGGAGTATTTTAATTTTATAACACAACTCTTTGGTTTTGAAAGAAATCATTTTGATAGAGTAGTACATTTTCTTTTTGGACTACTTGTTTTTAGAAGTTTATTTGAGATAATTGTTGTTTATTCAAATAGTTTAAAAAGTGCCTTATTTTTTACTTTTTCTATGATTGTTTGCATTGCTACAATTTATGAATTACTTGAATGGTTAGCAGTAGTTACTTTTTATCCTGAATTAGGAATGGCTTTCTTAGGAACACAAGGAGATATTTGGGATGCACATAAAGATACACTTTTAGCTTGTATTGGTGCATTTATCAATATAATGTTTTATAGAAGTTATAAAAAACTATGGAGTTTAAAGAGATAA
- the aceE gene encoding pyruvate dehydrogenase (acetyl-transferring), homodimeric type has translation MSDLNLNDIDPAETQEWIEALDAVLETEGPRRAHYLLEKLIDKARRKGTYLPFKATTAYLNSIDVKDEPKMPGDRDIEKKIRSAIRWNAAMMVQRASKKNLELGGHIASFQSSATLYDVGFNHFFRAPNEKDGGDLIFYQGHIAPGIYARSFVEGRITESQMDNFRQEALEDGLSSYPHPKLMPNYWQFPTVSMGLGPIQAIYQARFLKYLTDRGIKDCSEQKVYCYMGDGECDEPESLGAIGLAGREGLDNLVFVINCNLQRLDGPVRGNGKIIQELEGNFRGNGWRVVKVIWGRHWDELLRKDTSGKLLQLMEETVDGEYQNFKQKGGAYTRENFFNKYPETAKLVENMSDAEIFALNRGGHDPLKVYAAYKAANETKDRPTVILAKTVKGYGMGEAAEGKNIAHGVKKVDTDSLKQFRDRFRIPVSDEELEKYPYYTFAEDSEEMKYMKARREELHGYLPQRRPAFSEKLEIPTLDKFEAILGGSGDREISTTMAFVRILNVLVKDKKIGKRIVPIVPDEARTFGMEGMFRQLGIYSSEGQRYIPQDRDQVAYYKEDKKGQVLQEGINELGAMGSWIAAATSYSVNDCPMIPFYIFYSMFGFQRTGDITWAAGDQMARGFLVGGTSGRTTLNGEGLQHEDGHSHIIANTVPNCVSYDPTFGYEVAVVVQKGIERMYGENQEDIFYYITTLNENYKQPAMPEGVEEGILKGIYKFKTVDAKNNFKVKLLGSGSIFQQVLAAADILADEYGIASDIYSATSYNELTREAQDVERRNLLNVDGNEVSYVDQVLGSDDENIIISATDYMKSYSEQIAPFVKGTFKALGTDGFGRSDSRANLRTFFEVDTNFIVFTTLAQLAKLGKIEKSVVTEAMKKYNIDANKPNPLKA, from the coding sequence ATGTCAGATTTAAACTTAAATGATATTGATCCAGCTGAAACGCAAGAGTGGATAGAGGCTTTAGATGCAGTATTAGAAACTGAAGGACCTAGAAGAGCTCACTATCTTTTAGAGAAACTAATTGATAAAGCGAGAAGAAAGGGTACTTACTTACCTTTTAAAGCAACAACAGCATATTTAAATAGTATTGATGTAAAAGATGAACCTAAAATGCCAGGTGATAGAGATATTGAGAAAAAAATCAGATCTGCTATTAGATGGAATGCAGCTATGATGGTACAAAGAGCATCTAAAAAGAATTTAGAGCTTGGGGGACATATTGCGTCTTTTCAATCATCTGCAACACTGTATGATGTAGGTTTTAACCATTTCTTTAGAGCACCAAATGAAAAAGATGGTGGAGATTTAATTTTTTATCAAGGACACATTGCCCCTGGTATCTATGCAAGAAGTTTTGTAGAAGGTAGAATTACTGAATCTCAAATGGATAACTTTAGACAAGAGGCTTTAGAAGATGGATTATCTTCATATCCACACCCAAAATTAATGCCTAACTATTGGCAATTCCCAACAGTATCTATGGGTCTTGGACCAATTCAAGCAATTTATCAAGCAAGATTCTTAAAATATTTAACAGATAGAGGAATCAAAGATTGTTCTGAGCAAAAAGTATATTGTTATATGGGTGATGGTGAGTGTGATGAGCCAGAATCATTAGGTGCAATTGGACTTGCTGGTAGAGAAGGACTAGATAACTTAGTATTTGTTATTAACTGTAACTTACAAAGACTTGATGGACCTGTAAGAGGAAATGGTAAAATCATTCAAGAACTTGAAGGTAACTTTAGAGGAAATGGATGGAGAGTAGTAAAAGTAATTTGGGGAAGACACTGGGATGAGTTATTAAGAAAAGATACATCTGGAAAACTTCTTCAACTTATGGAAGAGACTGTTGATGGTGAGTATCAAAACTTTAAACAAAAAGGTGGAGCTTACACAAGAGAGAACTTCTTCAATAAATATCCTGAAACTGCAAAATTAGTTGAAAATATGTCAGATGCTGAAATTTTTGCATTAAATAGAGGTGGACATGACCCATTAAAAGTTTATGCAGCATATAAAGCAGCAAATGAGACTAAAGATAGACCAACTGTAATTTTAGCAAAAACTGTAAAAGGTTACGGTATGGGTGAAGCAGCAGAAGGTAAAAATATTGCTCACGGTGTTAAAAAAGTTGATACTGATTCATTAAAACAATTTAGAGATAGATTTAGAATTCCAGTTTCTGATGAAGAGTTAGAAAAATACCCATATTATACATTTGCTGAAGATTCAGAAGAGATGAAATATATGAAAGCTAGAAGAGAAGAGTTACACGGATACCTTCCTCAAAGAAGACCTGCATTCTCTGAAAAACTTGAAATTCCTACTTTAGATAAGTTTGAAGCAATTCTAGGTGGAAGTGGTGATAGAGAAATCTCTACAACAATGGCATTTGTAAGAATTTTAAATGTTTTAGTTAAAGATAAAAAAATTGGAAAAAGAATTGTTCCAATTGTTCCAGATGAAGCTAGAACTTTTGGTATGGAAGGTATGTTTAGACAATTAGGTATCTACTCTTCTGAAGGTCAAAGATATATTCCTCAAGATAGAGATCAAGTTGCATACTATAAAGAAGATAAAAAAGGTCAAGTACTTCAAGAAGGTATTAATGAGCTTGGTGCTATGGGTTCTTGGATTGCAGCAGCAACATCATATTCTGTAAATGATTGTCCAATGATTCCATTCTATATTTTCTATTCAATGTTTGGATTCCAAAGAACAGGTGATATTACTTGGGCAGCTGGAGATCAAATGGCAAGAGGTTTCTTAGTTGGTGGTACTTCAGGTAGAACTACATTAAATGGTGAAGGTTTACAACACGAAGATGGTCACTCTCATATTATTGCAAATACAGTACCTAACTGTGTATCTTACGACCCAACATTTGGATATGAAGTTGCAGTTGTAGTTCAAAAAGGTATTGAAAGAATGTATGGAGAAAATCAAGAAGATATTTTCTACTATATTACAACATTAAATGAAAACTATAAACAACCTGCAATGCCAGAAGGTGTTGAAGAAGGAATTTTAAAAGGTATCTATAAATTTAAAACTGTTGATGCAAAAAATAACTTCAAAGTTAAATTATTAGGTTCTGGTTCAATTTTCCAACAAGTATTAGCAGCAGCTGATATTTTAGCTGATGAGTATGGAATTGCTTCAGATATCTACTCTGCAACTTCTTATAATGAATTAACAAGAGAAGCACAAGATGTAGAAAGAAGAAACTTATTAAATGTTGATGGAAATGAAGTTTCATATGTAGACCAAGTTCTTGGATCAGATGATGAGAATATTATTATTTCTGCAACTGACTATATGAAATCTTACTCTGAGCAAATTGCTCCATTTGTAAAAGGAACATTTAAAGCATTAGGAACTGATGGATTTGGTAGATCAGATTCAAGAGCAAACTTAAGAACGTTCTTTGAAGTTGATACTAACTTTATTGTATTTACTACACTAGCACAATTAGCTAAATTAGGTAAAATTGAAAAATCAGTAGTTACTGAAGCTATGAAAAAATACAATATTGATGCAAATAAACCAAACCCATTAAAAGCATAA